The following proteins are co-located in the Pleurocapsa minor HA4230-MV1 genome:
- a CDS encoding iron uptake porin: protein MNQIGQLIIKNKLGIFKITFLFLHFFGSLEASSAEVTPAINREDHNLQQVTSVSQLSDVKKNDWAFQALQSLVERYGCIEGDTNGNYRGKNLLTRDEFAAALNSCLNNIERSTNIYREDLTILRRLQTDFAGELAKLQSRVNSLENRTAKLEETQFSTTTKFRGEVLGQLGDTFSDLDEGEDRSQTYLGYRARLNFETSFSGEDLLRTRFESKDIPDLGEVTGTDMTRLETDGNTDDGVELQVFYRFPWGEDTEITVGPVGIETDDIGEVLNPLEDSSQRAISRFGLRDPATLRGPEGAGLAIQHEFNDNLAVNVGYLASEGDSADPSPGRGIFSGSYSAISQLLLEPNDNLDFALTYTRIYERTDDVDVMASTGSANANNPFGDNATSSNNFGLQFNWQTSSKFEFGGWFGYTNAAQERGENSEATILNGALTFAFPDLFIEGNLGGLIVGIPPIVTDHDNSNFIDNSTSLHFEAIYKISVNDNIAITPGVFVITSPNHENGEPIWVGNIRTRFTF from the coding sequence ATGAATCAAATTGGCCAATTAATTATTAAAAATAAACTGGGTATTTTTAAGATTACGTTCTTATTTTTGCATTTTTTTGGGAGTTTGGAAGCATCTTCCGCCGAAGTCACACCTGCGATTAATCGAGAGGATCATAATTTACAACAAGTTACGTCAGTGTCTCAGTTATCTGACGTAAAAAAGAACGATTGGGCATTTCAAGCTTTACAGTCTTTAGTAGAACGCTATGGCTGTATTGAAGGAGATACAAACGGCAATTATCGAGGTAAAAACTTACTGACGCGAGATGAATTTGCTGCTGCTTTAAATTCTTGTCTAAATAATATCGAGCGCTCAACCAATATTTATAGAGAAGATTTAACCATCCTGAGACGGTTGCAAACAGATTTTGCTGGCGAACTAGCCAAACTACAAAGTCGCGTTAATAGTTTAGAAAATCGTACGGCTAAGTTAGAAGAAACTCAGTTTTCGACCACTACTAAATTTAGAGGTGAAGTTTTAGGGCAACTGGGAGATACTTTCAGCGATTTAGATGAAGGTGAAGATAGAAGCCAAACTTATCTTGGCTATCGCGCCCGTCTCAATTTCGAGACTAGTTTTAGTGGCGAAGATCTCTTGCGAACTCGGTTTGAAAGTAAAGACATCCCTGATTTAGGCGAAGTTACAGGGACAGATATGACTCGCTTAGAAACTGATGGCAATACCGATGATGGAGTAGAACTTCAAGTATTTTATCGATTTCCTTGGGGAGAAGACACCGAAATTACCGTTGGCCCTGTAGGGATTGAAACCGATGATATAGGGGAAGTTTTGAACCCATTAGAAGATAGCAGTCAGAGGGCTATTTCTCGTTTTGGATTGAGAGATCCAGCGACATTACGAGGCCCTGAAGGTGCGGGATTGGCCATTCAACACGAATTTAACGATAATTTAGCTGTTAATGTTGGCTATCTAGCCTCAGAAGGTGATTCTGCCGATCCAAGTCCAGGAAGAGGTATATTTAGTGGTTCTTATAGCGCGATCTCTCAATTGTTACTCGAACCAAACGATAATTTAGATTTTGCTCTTACCTATACTCGTATTTACGAACGAACTGATGATGTGGATGTGATGGCTTCTACAGGTAGTGCTAACGCCAATAATCCTTTTGGCGACAATGCGACCTCAAGTAATAATTTTGGCTTGCAGTTTAATTGGCAAACTAGTTCCAAGTTTGAGTTTGGGGGCTGGTTTGGCTATACCAATGCTGCTCAAGAACGAGGTGAAAACAGTGAAGCAACGATTCTCAATGGCGCATTAACCTTCGCTTTTCCCGATTTATTTATCGAAGGTAATTTAGGGGGCTTGATTGTAGGTATTCCTCCCATCGTCACCGACCATGATAATAGCAATTTTATCGATAATTCCACTTCATTGCATTTTGAGGCTATTTATAAAATCTCTGTCAACGACAATATAGCAATTACCCCTGGTGTCTTTGTAATTACTAGTCCTAACCACGAAAACGGAGAACCAATTTGGGTGGGAAATATTAGAACTCGATTCACGTTCTAA